CGAACGTCTGCCAGGCCGTTGAACAATGGTGCCCGCGACGGGACGAAACGCGTGTTTGGCTTATTCACTTGTGTTTGAGAAGCGTTGCCGCCTCATGGAAGCCATACTAAGCAATGCAAAACTGTCTGTCTTGTTGCGCTGCCAGATAAGCGGGAATAAGGCAAGGGGCCGGACGCGAGTGGCAGAAAGACTTTGGATTTCTCCGGCTCCGCAACCCAAACGTAAGACTTCTCAACGGTTTTCGGATATTCGTCAGGCTGGGTAGGCTTGGAGAACCGATTGCTCCACTTGCCAGAAAGATATCCAGAATGGTCATCATGCGCATAATCTGCACACTTTCCTGGGTCCAAAACGCCTTCGAGGACTATTTGGACAAATGTCACATTTGCGGAACTGCCGGACTTGCAGACGCTTCGGATTCTTCGGATTCGTGGACGCTCGCGCACGACAACGGGCTTGCTCCGGCGCTTGATATCAAGGATTCCGAGGGTATCTGGGTCACGCCGGACCTGCTCATCGCACTCAACGAATGGCGGAAAGCCAAAGGCATGGAGCCACTGCTTTTTGAGACGCCGGCTGCTGGATGGATGTCGTCATTGCCTTTTGAACTGCTTGGACGCACGACCTTGACCACCTCCGTAGCCGACATTTTGAGCTGGACACGGATGCCTGCTGAATTGGGTGAGGAACCTTGGTCGCAACTTGACCAGGGACGGGTGCCCGAGTTCCGCGCGGCGCGACGCGACCTGGCCACGCTGCAGCATGATCTTGCGAGCGCACCGTTGGATTCGCTGGTCACCGTCAACGGCCATATACCTGGGATCGCAGAGGAATGGTGCGTCATCGTCCACGACGGAGATGCGGTGGCGTCCTGCGGATACTGCGTGCATCTGACACCTGACAGCCATGAGATCGCCACCGTGTTCGACAGGGCGACGTTCCATGGCGAATACCAGCAGCTTGCGGAACAGGCGGCAAGCGAGGCCGCGCGAATCGGAGGGCTGGGCGACGCCAGCATCATCGTCGGTTTCCGCGCTCAGAAGGGCAGAAACAAAGAAGAGGCACAGGTGCAGATACAGACGCGAACACGGAGCCAACCCGACACTTTCATCATCGAAGCCGACCCGGTGTGGTGCACCACTCCTTACCCTTTCGAGACCGACCGCGAGACTCGGGTATTCCTCAATGCCATCAGGGATTCACGGATATTACGGCAATCCGATGGCACGTTCCGTTCGGCCGACGGGCGGGCCATTCCTGAAGCGAACGTCTATTCCCCCGACCCGTGGATGCTTCAGCGGAATCGTCGCCGTTATCTCGGGTTCAACTAACTGGAATACCAACGTCGGCAATAGCCGAATGCGCAAATGCGAGCATATTTCGCTCTCACCATTTTGGGTACTAAAAATAATGCCATTAATTAATGGGCGTTATTCAATAACCATTGCAACTTAATTCCCCAAACCATTCCTCAACAATCTCCCATCCGCCAACGCGACGCAATACAAAATACTCTTACTCGGCACGGCCCAAAGCCAACGCGGGTATGGTGGAATCAACAATGACGTGAGAGAAAGAGCGGTGCGATGGGACACAAGGCACGACACGACGCGAGGCATACGGCCTATCATTCGGCGCATGCGAGGCGGAGCGGAACCGGCGCATCAACCCGCACGGTGACGCCGATCCTCGTCATCCTGGCCATCATCGTCGTAGCTTGCGTCGCGCTGTTCATCGGCTTCGAGCACTATCATTCATCGACCGCGTCCGGCGAAAACGGGGCCAATGGCAACACCGTCGCGCTCAGCAAAAAGGCCACGCCGAAACCGGTGACCACGCACCACGGCAACTCGCCGGACTGCCCCGACAACGACTGCATCTCCATCTTCGTCAACGGCGACCTGCTCTTCCACGAGGGGCTGTGGAAGAACTTCCAGAACAATCCGAGCGCCACGGACGGCACGGCCTTCAACTTCGATCCGCTCTTCGCGCCGATGAAGCCGTATATCCAGTCCTCCGACATCGCGATCTGCGAGTTCGAGACGCCCATCGCGCAACGCGGCGGGCCATACACGGCGTATCCGATCTTCAACATTCCTCCTGAGGTGGCGGACGCGGCGGCGCACGTGGGCTACACCGCCTGCACGCACGGCACGAACCACTCCTGGGACCAAGGCAGCGAAGGCATCGCGAGGCTGTGGGACACGCTCGCGGCCGACGGCATCGCGCAGACCGGCTCGTACAAGACGCAGGCCGATTCGATGAAGCCACTGGTCATCACCTCCCCCACCGGCGGCGGCAAGCTCGGGCTCCTGACCGGCACCGTCTCCCTGAACGGCATGACCGCCGACCAGGATTGGCAGGTCGACCGGCTGCGCGAGGCCGGCGACCCCAACCACGAGGCCGACATTCAGAAGGCCGTCACGAAGGCGAACGCGGCACGCAAGCAGGGCGCGGACGTGGTGGCGATCGCGATGCACTCGGTGCAGGAATACCTGGATTACGCCGATTCGTGGCAGGTCTCGGAGGCGCACGAGCTCGCCGACACCGGGGCGTTCGACGTGATCTACGGGGCCGGATGCCACTGCGCACAACCCATCGAGCACTATCACAATACGTGGATCGTCTATGGGCTCGGCAACGCGGTGACGGTGACTTCGTACATTCCCGGCAACGAGGTCAATAACCAGGGCGTGAGCGCGCGCATCCAGTTCGCGGGCAAGCGCGGCAAGCCGGGTACGTGGCGGGTCAACCGGATCGACTGGGTGCCCACCGCCAACATGCGGCAGGGGCAGTACCGATGGTGTCCGATCGCGAGCGACCACCCCGACGGCGTCTGTTGGGACCAGGCGACCGACGCGAGGGTGGAGCAACGGATTCACAACGTCATCTATTCGCTGGGCGCCGACGGCAATATCGTGCGCGAGTGGCGAATCACCGACGAGCGGAAGTAGGGCGTTCATCGCCTTGTTCCGCGGCACAAACGGCGGCGGAACGGATACGAAGCTGCTACGGAAGAGCTACAGAACGGCTACGGAACGCTGAAATTCACGCGGCCGGCGATTACCATTGCCGGAAACGGAACTTTCGAAAGCATTCAATGATATTTTGCGGTGTCTTATGCTTCAGTGCTGCATATATAGCATTGGAAGGTTGACATAACACTGAAAAATCGGAATAGACCCATTGCGACTTCGGTGCTGTGCGCTCGTAGCATTGAACGATCAATTCGGGTTCATTGTGGCTTCAATGCTGCGGAATCGACTCTGGCATCATTTTGACGATTGGCTAATCGTTGGAATTCCAACAATCCGAAAAGCAGCTATTATTTTGCGGCAGCACGGAATCATGATAAATCGGTCAAATGAATTCCGTGCTGCGAAAATGAAAAGCGGGTCGATCTTACGAATATGACCCGCTCATGCAACTACATCTGAGGATTGGCTGCCGCTCGCATCCCGCACCAGTCTCCGCTTTCGCGCTTGCGTTGACCTCTGCTGGCAGCGTTCACCGATTCCGCGTTCACACCATCGAGGCGCCAAGCTCCTTGATGCGCTCGATGTGCTTGGACGCGGCCTCACGTGCCTCAACCGAATCGTCACCCATCTCAAGGTTGTCGACGTAGACCAACTCGGCATCCTTCACGCCGCAGTAATGGTGGAACATGTAGTAGATGACCTGGTTGTAGATGGCGTCGTGGATGCCGGACTCGTGGTACCACTGCTCGGAGCTGCCGGTGAGCATGATGAAGCGGAACTTCTTGTCGGCGATCACGGACTTGCTGTGGTCCGGGTTGTAGCCGAAGTGGCGGCAGAGCACGCGCTCGGTGAAGCCCTTCATCATCGCGGGCATGGAGCACCAGTAAATCGGGCAGACCATGGCGATGACGTCGGCGTCGAGAATCTTCTGCTGCAGGGCCGCGGCGTCGTCGGGCATCGGACCTTCGTTGAGGTACTGCCTGCGGTCGGCCATGCGATAGGTCGGGTCGAAACCGATGGCGTGCAGGTCGACGAACTCGACGTCCGCGCCCTTGCTTTTCGCGCCCTCGAGGAACGCCTTGCCGATATATTGCGTCAGCGACTCCGGTTCCGGATTCGCCGTAAATACGAGGAATTTGGTCATAATGCCATTGTACGAACGCAAGCCGATTTCGACAGCCGTGCCTTCGTTTGTAGCATATAGAGCAATAAATGAAGCATGCGAGACATGTCGCGTATCATCTGAGACATAAAATATCTCAAAACAGACGAAATCCATGCCGTATGAGATATTAAATAGTAACAGTGACCCTCAAGCCTACTTACAGTGCTCAAATCGAGGGTCCTTTCACACCTACGCAGAGGCAGGGAATGAAAGAGGCAAAAACAGTAGATCAAATGGTCGATTTGCTAGTCAACGAACGGCAACTGGAAGTTCGCGATACCGAAACTCTGCGAAGAATTCTCTTGGATTGCAATTATTACCGTCTTTCAGGATACTTTCGCTGTTTCCAAATTAATCCTGAACAAGGCAACGATATATTTCGCCCTGGAACGACAGTCAAAGATTTTATGGTTCCATATCTCAAGGACGAACAACTTCGTGCACGTATACTCCAAGGAACTTCAGTCGTCGAGCAGACGCTACGCGCTCATTTAGCCTATTCACTCGCGATTCATGGAGACGCATACAGCTATTTAGACCGACGAGTCTACCGAAACAAGACGTACCGAAACGGCAAAGAAATACGGCTATCTCTCATCGAAAATATCAATAAATGGGTTGGAAAATCCAGCGAATCTTCCATCCACCATTTCTTGCAGGGCAATGAAGTTGTTCCGATCTGGGCTTTGGTAGAAATACTCCCCTTCGATACCGTCTCGAAAATCTTCTCTTTGCATAACAACACGCATGCCATTGACGCAGTGTGTAGCTCGATGCGGTTGGGTAAGAACCGAAGTCGAGCGGCTGGAATCATTCACGGTATGGTTTATCTCCGAAATCTTTGCTCCCATCATTGCCGCTTATGGAACCGCAAAATGACGATAGAACCGCCTTTGCTGAAGTCATTAAAACAGCAATATAGCCAATTTAATTATGATTCAGAATCCGTTTGGATATCGTTGATAACACTTGCTTATCTTGTGGATGGCATTAAAGAGAACCAAGACTATTCCAATTCTCTCTTGAAGTTCGTCGAACCCGATAGCAGCTACGCATCCGGACTTATGCACTCGAAATATTAAATTCTGACCGACTTTTCAACTTCAACGGAACAAAGACTAGTTGCACCTTAACGGATGCTGTCTCCTCACTCGTACACGGCAACGAGACGACCGCGGACGTCGCCGGCCTGCAGCTTTTTGAGGCCTTCAGGAATCTCGCTGAACGGGATCTTGGTGGTGACCGGATCGAGTTTGCCGGATGTCATGAGCTCGTAGACACCGGCGATGTCTTCCTTGGTGCCGCCGTTCGAACCGCGCAGGTCGACCTGGCTCATGATAAGCGCCTTGGTGTTGATGGTGCTTTCGAGCCGGCCCATGCCCACGAGCACCACGACGCCGCGCTTTCGGCTTCTGGCCGGTGGATGGTTACACGCCTCGATCGTTATACTCACGGCAGTACTTTTATATAGGTTTTACACTATCCACAACAGGTAGTGTCCGTTAGTTTGCGCAAATTGGGTTTTGGGATTTGATAGGGGGCGTGGCCCCTTGCCTGTGTACGATTTTCAATCGCCAGATCAAATAATCGCTGATTGGAAAGCAGGTGGGAACCATGCCCGCCAGCAGAATCATACAGGTCGACGAGTCCAAGTACCGGGACCGAGCTCGACAGATTGGTCTCCTCGAAGGTCGAGGAGATTTTGAACGCGATGCTCGACGCCGAGGCCGACCAGGTGGCCGGTGCCGCCCGATACGAGCGCAGGGAAGGCCGGAAGGCCTATCGCGCAGGGCATTATGATCGGAGGCTGACCGTGAAGGCCGGCAGCATGGCCGTCAGGGTTCCCAAGCTCAAGGGCGCTCTGTTCGAGTCGGCGGTCATCCAGCGCTACCGCACGCGCGAGTCGAGCGTCGAGGAGGCGCTCATGGAGATGTACTTCAGGGGCGTCAGCACCCGGCAGGTCGACGACATCAGCCAGGTGCTCTGGGGCGAGCGGATGCCGCCCCAGAGCCTGAGCGACGACCTCAAGAAAGTCTGCAAGGACATCGACGCATGGCGCTGCCGGCCGCTCGAGCGCGCGTTCCCCTACGTGTTCATGGATGGCATCTGGCTGAAACGGAGCTGGGGCGGGAGCGTCGAGAACGTCAGCGTTCTGGTCGCCATCGGCGTCGGCGACGACGGGCGGCGCGAGGTCATCGGCGTGGCCGAGGGCATGAAGGAGGACTCGGCCAGCTGGGAGTCGTTCATCCGCTCGATGATCGGCCGCGGGCTTTCCGGCGTCAGGCTTGCCATAGGCGACCGTAACCCGGGGCTGGTGCGCGCCGTCGGAGAACTGCTGCCCGATGCCCGCTACCAGCGGTGCATGGTCCACTTCCAGCGCAACGTGCTCGCCAAGGTGCCGAGGAGGAAACGCAAGCCCGTCGCCGCCAAGCTCAAGGCCGTGTTCGCGATGGAGGACCGCGACAAGACCCTGGCCAAGGCCGAATCGGTGGCCGCCGAACTCGATTCGGAAAGACTGAAGGAGGCCGCCAAGTGCCTTCGCGGGGGCATCGGCGAAACGACCGTCTACCAGCTGCCCGAGTTCCCGCCGGAGCACTGGAGGCTGATCCGCACCAACAACATGATCGAACGCCTCAACCGCGAGATACGGCGCAGGACAAGGGTGGTCGGCCAGTTCCCCGACGGCCGCAGCGCCCTCATGCTCGTCACCGCGAGGATCCGCTACGTCACCCAGGACTGGCAGGACCGCCGCTACCTGGACATGTCACTGCTCGAACCGATAATGAAAGACACGGTTGGAACACCGCACACAGGCAATCAAGGCTGAAAACCGAAAGTGCGCAACTTACCGGACGTTATCAAATCGAGTGTTTACATTTATCTATTCTCATTTTTGACTAATGGTCGCATATCATCTTCAGTAAATGGTTCTTGAATAATTGTAGACACTTTTTGCATAAACAACGTGTACTTCAACCAATGTAGGCATCTTACGAACTTTATAACCAACATCGCCAAAGCGAACAACGAAAATGCGACTGCAATTACTAAATGAGTCTCCCAGATGACTACAGAAATAAGCGGCAGAACCGCAGCAATGAAAGTCCAAATTATTACACTTATCCAGTTCCTAGATAATTCTCCTGAGTAGCGTTTACGTACTATTCGCATGTGTCTTGACTCAGATTGATAAGTCATTGTACAAATAAAAGTAGCTGCAGCCATCACAAGACCTGAAAGTGTTGACAGCGCGACAAATAAATTAGAACCTGTCTTACTAATATCAGGAATTGGCTTTCCGCAAATAATCCACGTGATAAGAATAAGCACAGAAATTACAACATCAATACTGGGATGAGCAACTAAGAAGTCTTCCAACCCCAATACAATGCTCATAAAATGATTATTATTCTTGGACGATTTCATATAAATAATCCTGTTTTTGAGCACAAATCTCGATAAGATGATTTATCAGAAGAGTGAATTGCCGAGGCTCATTCTCTTCGATAACAATATTCGCCTGCTCTACTACGGGATGCTTGACAAGGTTGAGCTCAAGCATTTTATCCGCAAAGTCAGTACCAACGACATGCATTTGCTTATCTTGACCAGCAACAAAATGAACCAAGTCACTTACAGTTTTTTTAAACTTTCGACTAGATACGGAAAACGGCCCGCCTCGCGATAGCGAAACTTTAAGCTCAATATCTAGATCAGCACCAATCCGATCAGACATTTTACTATAAAAAACGCCGGTATCGCCCCCATCTTCAGGACGTGAACTAAGATTACGTTCAGTAGTAAAACATGCTGTAAACGACGTTAAGCCCTTTAGCTCATTTTCAAAGCGTTCAAGACTATCAGTTGTGATAACTGGCATAACGTCCCATTCCCATCCAGTATCTGCTGGCCAGTAATTATTTAAAGCTTTTTTCAATGGTTCTGTACTCTTACCAGACGACCCGCTTACACGCCCAACCAACCCATGGTCAGGGAAAAATGCAAACGCTGAAGATTTAGCTAGTCTTCCATTCCCATCAGCTAAATAATTATCCATATAATCCATTACTCGTTGATGCTCTCCATCTACAAATTGCATAAAAGCGGGATCGAACTGCTCACTAACGCTCAATACTGGATATTTTTTAACAAATAAAGCATCATATCGTACACTTCCTATAGCTTTCTGTTCCCACTTTAATTTTGAAAATTCAGAGAGATGCTTCTCCCAATTGACGCCTTCAATATTCTTATACGCAACATCTTCACGAGACCTCAACTGAAGTCGGTAAAACGCAACTGTGCGCTGCATCATTTTTTCCATAGGGCGCTTCCTCCTCGAAACAATTGCTACTGTACATTTATAAAACATCTCTGATGCACTACAGATAGAATAGATTATTATTGAAATTTATTCATCTTAAGTAGAATCCAACTTATATCTTTTCTTTATAGTCCAAATCAAACTAACGATTAGCCTGGATAACTGTCATTTACGAACAACTCTGTTTCAGCTACCGGGATTACATCACTTAGACGGCCCCACTCTTCTTGATTTACAACACATGTCGATTCAACAACATCACGAATATCCAAGTTCTCATGAATCCAATCACTATTCCATATGGAACGATCTTGATTGGTTTGTATCCTGCATAAAGAGTCGTCGTAATGATGTTCCAACCTCTGATTGACGCTTATTGATATTCGTTGTAACCATATTTCAAGATAACCAATATTGGGAATATCATTAAATCTTGTCAGAATTGCATCAATGAGTCCAACTTTTCCATCGTCATTGCGCTCATAATCCAAAAGTTTACCAATAATGGAAGCACAAGTAGGATATGTTCTAGAATTCGCATGCATAATATCTACCACTATTGGTAACAAAACATCATTATCTTTGGGCATTGTTTTAACCCAGTCAAGCCTCTTTCTAAATTCCGCTAGATTCTTATTTAAGCTTCCGCTATTCCTATAACGTTTACCTGATTCTCGGATTAATAATAAATTTTTCTGTAAATTTCTATCGAAATGATGAGTTATAAGTCTGTCAATTTTATCCTTTTTAATGCAGACAGAGATAATGTCATCAGAAACTTTCGTCTTTGAACTATTTATTTTCAGATTCAAATCAGCTAATACACCCGTAAGTAATAGCATAATCTCATTACTGTCTTCAGCAGTATTAGTGAAAATCCTATAATCATCTCGATAACGTAAAATCTTATATCGTCCTGTTTCCCAACCACCATGCTTTTCCTGAATCTTGTGCACCAGCTCTGTATCGGCAAAACCTAGCACTAATTCAGAAATGAGATTGGAGATTTCATTACCTTGTGGGATGCCATTGGTCTGACCTGCATTCATATCTTGCATGAAGCAATCGATTGTATTCCCCAATAAATCAAATTTACCTCTATGACGTTTGGCTTCCTCTTTCCCGTGTAAAGCCCAAGCAATTGTATGCGTATACATAGAACCATAACAATTTGTTATATCACTTATCGTTACGTATTTATATTTCAATGACAAGCGAATGGATTCTTGTTCAATTGTTGTCCACCATGTCATAATATTCGACTCTGCAATAGAATCTTGATCAAGTGAAATAGTAGGCAAACTAGCAACTTTAACTTTGCCTTCACACTCATCGCTAAAATAACGAAACCGTTGCTGAATCTTTTTCCAATTCTCTTCCGTCGTCATTAACGCTACTAAATTAGCATAAAGAGCCGGATGCGCCAATTCCATAGGGCGCCATGCATAAGCTCCATCCTTGTTCCACAACAAGCGATAGTTTGCAACGTTGGACCGAACCTCAGTCCTTTCATTATTTTGAAGACGATAAAATTCAGGATACTTTTCAGATAAGTTTGACAACAATGGTTGAAAGTCAAAATATGAAGGCAAGATAAACGTATAATAAGCAGCCGTAGAAAAGTAAAAAGCACGGGCCTGAAGATGATCAGCTTTGCTAAGTGCTATTGGACTGACAGAATCGCTACCTTCGCGTAAACATCCATCTGCGCTTTGAACTTCATTTATATCCATAATATTCAATTAAGCTTTCTGCAGTATCTCAAGCACCTAAAATTATATTAGTTATTCTTCTCCAGGCCTTTTACCAAATCAAGCAGATTCTCATAATTGTTTACCTGCTCATAGCGGACATCATCGGCGAGATGGAACTTGTTGAACAACCTGTATGCACAGTCGACTTTACTTTTCTCGATGCTACGTAATTCTGGAGCTTCCATCGTTCCTTTAGTTTCAGCAACGAAGTAAAGGTGCTTGATTTCTCCATTCTCATTGAATGCGATTGCCCAATCAGGGGCATAGCCTCCCATTGGTGTCGGAATCTGGAAACCTCGGGGCAGTTTGGCATAGACCGCAACCTCGCCGGCCTCATCGAGAGATCGCGCGAACCTTGCCTCCACACTGTTAGCTGAAGTGCCGTCAGGGAAAACGTAGT
This Bifidobacterium sp. ESL0790 DNA region includes the following protein-coding sequences:
- a CDS encoding CapA family protein, with translation MGHKARHDARHTAYHSAHARRSGTGASTRTVTPILVILAIIVVACVALFIGFEHYHSSTASGENGANGNTVALSKKATPKPVTTHHGNSPDCPDNDCISIFVNGDLLFHEGLWKNFQNNPSATDGTAFNFDPLFAPMKPYIQSSDIAICEFETPIAQRGGPYTAYPIFNIPPEVADAAAHVGYTACTHGTNHSWDQGSEGIARLWDTLAADGIAQTGSYKTQADSMKPLVITSPTGGGKLGLLTGTVSLNGMTADQDWQVDRLREAGDPNHEADIQKAVTKANAARKQGADVVAIAMHSVQEYLDYADSWQVSEAHELADTGAFDVIYGAGCHCAQPIEHYHNTWIVYGLGNAVTVTSYIPGNEVNNQGVSARIQFAGKRGKPGTWRVNRIDWVPTANMRQGQYRWCPIASDHPDGVCWDQATDARVEQRIHNVIYSLGADGNIVREWRITDERK
- a CDS encoding NAD(P)H-dependent oxidoreductase → MTKFLVFTANPEPESLTQYIGKAFLEGAKSKGADVEFVDLHAIGFDPTYRMADRRQYLNEGPMPDDAAALQQKILDADVIAMVCPIYWCSMPAMMKGFTERVLCRHFGYNPDHSKSVIADKKFRFIMLTGSSEQWYHESGIHDAIYNQVIYYMFHHYCGVKDAELVYVDNLEMGDDSVEAREAASKHIERIKELGASMV
- a CDS encoding Abi family protein, producing the protein MKEAKTVDQMVDLLVNERQLEVRDTETLRRILLDCNYYRLSGYFRCFQINPEQGNDIFRPGTTVKDFMVPYLKDEQLRARILQGTSVVEQTLRAHLAYSLAIHGDAYSYLDRRVYRNKTYRNGKEIRLSLIENINKWVGKSSESSIHHFLQGNEVVPIWALVEILPFDTVSKIFSLHNNTHAIDAVCSSMRLGKNRSRAAGIIHGMVYLRNLCSHHCRLWNRKMTIEPPLLKSLKQQYSQFNYDSESVWISLITLAYLVDGIKENQDYSNSLLKFVEPDSSYASGLMHSKY
- a CDS encoding Na+:H+ dicarboxylate symporter; its protein translation is MSIVLGLEDFLVAHPSIDVVISVLILITWIICGKPIPDISKTGSNLFVALSTLSGLVMAAATFICTMTYQSESRHMRIVRKRYSGELSRNWISVIIWTFIAAVLPLISVVIWETHLVIAVAFSLFALAMLVIKFVRCLHWLKYTLFMQKVSTIIQEPFTEDDMRPLVKNENR
- a CDS encoding ImpB/MucB/SamB family protein, with protein sequence MEKMMQRTVAFYRLQLRSREDVAYKNIEGVNWEKHLSEFSKLKWEQKAIGSVRYDALFVKKYPVLSVSEQFDPAFMQFVDGEHQRVMDYMDNYLADGNGRLAKSSAFAFFPDHGLVGRVSGSSGKSTEPLKKALNNYWPADTGWEWDVMPVITTDSLERFENELKGLTSFTACFTTERNLSSRPEDGGDTGVFYSKMSDRIGADLDIELKVSLSRGGPFSVSSRKFKKTVSDLVHFVAGQDKQMHVVGTDFADKMLELNLVKHPVVEQANIVIEENEPRQFTLLINHLIEICAQKQDYLYEIVQE
- a CDS encoding RNA-directed DNA polymerase — translated: MDINEVQSADGCLREGSDSVSPIALSKADHLQARAFYFSTAAYYTFILPSYFDFQPLLSNLSEKYPEFYRLQNNERTEVRSNVANYRLLWNKDGAYAWRPMELAHPALYANLVALMTTEENWKKIQQRFRYFSDECEGKVKVASLPTISLDQDSIAESNIMTWWTTIEQESIRLSLKYKYVTISDITNCYGSMYTHTIAWALHGKEEAKRHRGKFDLLGNTIDCFMQDMNAGQTNGIPQGNEISNLISELVLGFADTELVHKIQEKHGGWETGRYKILRYRDDYRIFTNTAEDSNEIMLLLTGVLADLNLKINSSKTKVSDDIISVCIKKDKIDRLITHHFDRNLQKNLLLIRESGKRYRNSGSLNKNLAEFRKRLDWVKTMPKDNDVLLPIVVDIMHANSRTYPTCASIIGKLLDYERNDDGKVGLIDAILTRFNDIPNIGYLEIWLQRISISVNQRLEHHYDDSLCRIQTNQDRSIWNSDWIHENLDIRDVVESTCVVNQEEWGRLSDVIPVAETELFVNDSYPG